In the Deinococcus ficus genome, one interval contains:
- a CDS encoding histidine triad nucleotide-binding protein: MTQPTLFERIIAREIPSDIVYEDERYIAIRDIAPKAPVHVLVIPKQVSTRVDEITGAAEMGELWLTAVKVARGLAQDYRLLVNVGPGGGQVVMHTHVHILAGWENGPDSDT; the protein is encoded by the coding sequence ATGACCCAGCCCACCCTGTTCGAGCGGATCATCGCCCGGGAGATTCCCAGCGACATCGTGTACGAGGACGAGCGGTATATCGCCATCCGCGACATCGCGCCCAAGGCGCCGGTGCACGTGCTGGTGATTCCCAAGCAGGTCAGCACCCGCGTGGACGAGATCACAGGCGCCGCCGAGATGGGCGAACTGTGGCTGACCGCCGTGAAGGTCGCCCGCGGCCTCGCTCAGGACTACCGCCTGCTCGTGAACGTCGGACCGGGCGGCGGTCAGGTCGTGATGCACACGCACGTGCACATCCTCGCCGGGTGGGAGAACGGCCCGGACAGCGACACGTGA
- a CDS encoding HAD family hydrolase, protein MLVSGVLFDLDGVLVDTESLITELWADIFEGHGLALTPAEITRLTAGQRFEGVLHALEEQRGWKAPEDFLPMLDDRFNAAFGHVPLIEGAVETLEALSAAGIPFALASNSQRNRLFMKLDGAGLTHWFGPHAYDPSCTGGRGKPAPDLYLHAAAQLGVPAAECVVVEDSLPGAQAGIRAGASVYGLLAGSHHLPDDEANLLDLGVKRVVHSHADLRSALGLPG, encoded by the coding sequence ATGCTCGTTAGTGGCGTGCTGTTCGACCTGGACGGCGTGCTGGTGGACACCGAGTCCCTGATCACCGAACTCTGGGCGGACATCTTCGAGGGGCACGGACTGGCCCTGACGCCCGCCGAGATCACGCGCCTCACCGCCGGGCAGCGGTTCGAGGGGGTGCTGCACGCCCTGGAGGAGCAGCGCGGGTGGAAGGCGCCGGAGGACTTCCTGCCCATGCTGGACGACCGCTTCAACGCCGCGTTCGGGCACGTGCCTCTGATCGAGGGGGCCGTGGAGACGCTGGAGGCCCTGAGTGCGGCTGGGATTCCGTTCGCGCTGGCCAGCAACAGCCAGCGCAACCGCCTGTTCATGAAACTGGACGGCGCCGGGCTCACCCACTGGTTCGGGCCGCACGCCTACGACCCCTCCTGCACCGGCGGGCGCGGCAAACCCGCCCCGGACCTGTACCTGCACGCCGCCGCGCAGCTGGGCGTGCCGGCTGCCGAGTGCGTGGTCGTGGAGGACAGTCTGCCCGGCGCCCAGGCCGGCATCCGCGCCGGGGCCAGCGTGTACGGCCTGCTGGCCGGCAGCCACCACCTTCCAGACGACGAGGCGAACCTGCTCGACCTGGGCGTGAAGCGCGTGGTGCACAGCCACGCGGATCTGAGGTCCGCGCTGGGCCTGCCCGGCTGA
- a CDS encoding BON domain-containing protein, whose protein sequence is MTRYRDDRNQNRDWNDRQGRDDREMFDQGRPRDDRSGMGRSFMSDDMQRGQWDDRSMGRSDMGRGDRGRMGGGGDRSMDRGPEGGWSSPGPGYGMASDGPYETSGRGPSWDDRSGRGRQGWGSGMGQGQSWGGMGQSGMGRGDSEWGGMRHSGQDGQGYGMGQMGQGAGSLGYGAQGYGGQGYGGQSYGSQGYGGQWNGQGMGGQPGGSRESYRGRGPSGYRRSDERIQEQVNEALEDDDRVDAEHISVQVQGGEVTLTGTVRDRYQKRCAEDCVEAVRGVKDVHNQLRVQSGQGTSGEMSGQAGRQSGTGSVSLGSTGRSEMGSTTSTTSGTGGSSATGAQGTTGRTGNS, encoded by the coding sequence ATGACCCGTTACCGCGACGACCGAAATCAGAACCGTGACTGGAACGACCGCCAGGGCCGGGACGACCGTGAGATGTTCGACCAGGGCCGGCCGCGGGACGACCGCAGCGGCATGGGGCGCTCATTCATGTCCGACGACATGCAGCGCGGCCAGTGGGACGACCGTTCCATGGGCCGCTCCGACATGGGACGCGGCGACCGCGGCCGGATGGGCGGAGGAGGCGACCGCTCCATGGACCGGGGTCCTGAGGGCGGCTGGTCATCCCCCGGCCCGGGGTACGGCATGGCGTCTGACGGACCATACGAGACCTCTGGGCGCGGACCGTCCTGGGACGACAGGTCCGGCAGGGGCCGTCAGGGCTGGGGCTCCGGCATGGGGCAGGGCCAGTCCTGGGGCGGCATGGGCCAATCAGGGATGGGCCGGGGCGACTCCGAGTGGGGCGGGATGCGCCACTCCGGCCAGGATGGCCAGGGCTACGGCATGGGTCAGATGGGCCAGGGTGCCGGGTCGCTGGGGTACGGCGCCCAGGGCTACGGCGGCCAGGGCTACGGCGGCCAGAGCTACGGCTCTCAGGGGTACGGCGGCCAGTGGAACGGGCAGGGCATGGGCGGCCAGCCCGGGGGATCAAGGGAGAGTTACCGGGGCCGCGGCCCGAGCGGGTACCGGCGCAGCGACGAGCGCATTCAGGAGCAGGTGAACGAGGCGCTGGAGGACGACGACCGCGTGGACGCCGAGCACATCAGCGTGCAGGTGCAGGGCGGCGAGGTGACCCTGACGGGCACCGTCCGTGACCGGTATCAGAAGCGCTGCGCCGAGGACTGCGTGGAGGCCGTGCGCGGCGTGAAGGACGTGCACAACCAGCTGCGCGTGCAGAGCGGCCAGGGCACGTCTGGAGAGATGTCGGGTCAGGCGGGCCGGCAGTCTGGAACAGGCAGCGTGAGCCTGGGCAGCACCGGTAGGTCGGAGATGGGCAGTACAACCAGCACCACGTCGGGAACGGGCGGGTCCTCCGCGACCGGCGCCCAGGGCACGACCGGCCGCACCGGCAACAGCTGA
- the sdaAA gene encoding L-serine ammonia-lyase, iron-sulfur-dependent, subunit alpha gives MTLEELMQAPAPASAWVLDQDCQETGLNPDDIRAEMLRRIGEMRQSIRRGLESDAKSITGMVGWNAKGLWDAPDTLQSPLLKRVQAYAMAVNEENARMGRIVAAPTAGSAGTIPGALIGVADHLGRPDDQLVGPMILAAGIGKAISKRMFISGAAGGCQAEIGSSAAMAAAAIVELMGGTPRAAVHAASMALMNTIGLVCDPVGGYVEVPCVSRNAFYAVHAVSAAQLALAQLESFIPPDEVIGAMASVGRMMPAALRETAEGGLAQTPTGLAVTARMEGKQDGDLPGGMVELPMA, from the coding sequence ATGACCCTGGAAGAACTGATGCAGGCCCCCGCTCCCGCCAGCGCCTGGGTGCTCGACCAGGACTGCCAGGAAACCGGCCTGAACCCCGACGACATCCGCGCCGAGATGCTCCGCCGCATCGGCGAGATGCGCCAGAGCATCCGCCGCGGCCTGGAAAGCGACGCCAAAAGCATCACCGGCATGGTCGGCTGGAACGCCAAGGGCCTCTGGGACGCCCCGGACACCCTCCAGAGCCCCCTCCTGAAGCGCGTCCAGGCCTACGCCATGGCCGTCAACGAGGAAAACGCCCGCATGGGCCGCATCGTCGCCGCCCCCACCGCCGGGTCCGCCGGCACCATCCCCGGCGCCCTGATCGGCGTCGCCGACCACCTCGGCCGCCCCGACGACCAGCTCGTCGGCCCCATGATCCTCGCCGCGGGCATCGGCAAGGCCATCTCCAAGCGCATGTTCATCAGCGGCGCCGCCGGCGGCTGCCAGGCCGAGATCGGCAGCAGCGCCGCCATGGCTGCCGCCGCCATCGTCGAACTCATGGGCGGCACCCCCCGCGCCGCCGTGCACGCCGCCAGCATGGCCCTCATGAACACCATCGGCCTCGTCTGCGACCCCGTCGGCGGGTACGTGGAAGTCCCCTGTGTCAGCCGCAACGCCTTCTACGCCGTGCACGCCGTCAGCGCCGCCCAGCTCGCCCTGGCGCAACTCGAATCCTTCATTCCCCCGGATGAGGTGATCGGCGCCATGGCCTCCGTGGGCCGCATGATGCCCGCTGCCCTGCGCGAAACCGCCGAAGGCGGCCTCGCCCAGACGCCCACCGGCCTCGCCGTCACCGCCCGCATGGAAGGCAAACAGGACGGCGACCTGCCCGGCGGCATGGTCGAACTCCCCATGGCCTGA
- a CDS encoding SPFH domain-containing protein, whose amino-acid sequence MSELSKRPPTVGPQGGISPDPRVASVESRAFGLPGIPFFLVCVALALLAVWLLIAERFSLGTPLAVITAFLAGGFYIVQPNQAKILTLFGRYVGTERRNGVYWTNPLTIRKNVSLRIRNFNSERLKVNDQMGNPIEIAAVIVWRVVDTARAVFDVEDYAQFVAIQSETALRHLAAQYPYDDYHEGTLSLRGNPDEVAEALGRELAARLGHAGVEVLEARLSHLAYSPEIAGAMLQRQQASAIIAARQQIVQGAVGMVDMALRELSENNIVQLDEERKAQMVSNLLVVLTSERGTQPVVNAGSLY is encoded by the coding sequence ATGAGCGAACTCAGCAAACGTCCCCCCACCGTCGGCCCCCAGGGCGGCATCTCCCCCGACCCCCGCGTCGCCAGCGTGGAAAGCCGCGCCTTCGGGCTGCCCGGCATCCCCTTCTTCCTCGTGTGCGTCGCCCTGGCCCTGCTGGCCGTGTGGCTGCTCATCGCCGAGCGCTTCTCGCTGGGCACGCCGCTGGCCGTGATCACCGCCTTCCTGGCCGGCGGGTTCTACATCGTCCAGCCCAACCAGGCGAAGATTCTCACCCTGTTCGGCCGGTACGTGGGCACCGAGCGGCGCAACGGCGTGTACTGGACCAACCCCCTGACCATCCGCAAGAACGTCTCCCTGCGTATCCGCAACTTCAACAGCGAACGCCTCAAGGTGAACGACCAGATGGGCAACCCCATCGAGATCGCCGCCGTGATCGTGTGGCGCGTCGTGGACACCGCCCGCGCCGTGTTCGACGTCGAGGACTACGCACAGTTCGTGGCGATCCAGTCCGAAACCGCCCTGCGTCACCTCGCCGCGCAGTACCCGTACGACGACTACCACGAGGGCACCCTGAGCCTGCGCGGCAACCCGGACGAGGTTGCCGAGGCGCTTGGCCGCGAACTGGCCGCCCGGCTCGGCCACGCGGGGGTGGAGGTCCTGGAAGCGCGCCTCTCGCACCTGGCGTACAGCCCGGAGATCGCCGGCGCGATGCTGCAGCGCCAGCAGGCGAGTGCCATCATCGCCGCGCGGCAGCAGATCGTGCAGGGCGCGGTGGGCATGGTGGACATGGCCCTGCGGGAGCTCAGCGAGAACAACATCGTTCAGCTGGACGAGGAACGCAAGGCGCAGATGGTCAGCAACCTGCTGGTCGTCCTGACCAGCGAGCGGGGCACGCAGCCGGTCGTGAACGCGGGAAGCCTGTACTGA
- the hutH gene encoding histidine ammonia-lyase — MILDQHLTLEQFIAVVRGGEAVTLADAARTRIGRARAVIERIVEGDTPVYGVNTGFGKFANVQVPRADLEQLQHNLIMSHAIGVGEPLPAEVVRGMLLLRAQSLALGHSGVRVEVVELLLTLLNAGAHPVVPAQGSVGASGDLAPLAHLALALIGMGEVEHGGRVQPAADVLAALGAAPLQLQAKEGLALINGTQLMGSLLALALHDARTLLGTANLAAAMTVEAMYGSHRPFQPDVVGLRPHPGAVAVATELRQFLRDSEIAPSHAVGDGKVQDAYSLRAAPQVHGASADALTHAARVLDTEFASVTDNPLIFPDTGDVVSGGNFHGQPLAVTIDALKVAVAELGSISERRCEQLLNPSLSGLPGFLTPQGGLNSGFMIAQYTAAALVSENKVLAHPASVDTIPTSANQEDHVSMGAHGARQLRAVLENVQNVLGIELMCAAQALDFQQLRAGRGVQAAWEYLRRHIPNMTQDRYYRPDLIRIVEMVKSGELLRVAQDA; from the coding sequence ATGATTCTGGATCAGCACCTCACCCTGGAGCAGTTCATCGCCGTCGTGCGCGGCGGGGAGGCCGTCACCCTGGCCGACGCCGCGCGGACCCGGATCGGGCGGGCGCGGGCCGTGATCGAGCGGATCGTGGAGGGCGACACCCCGGTGTACGGCGTGAACACCGGCTTCGGGAAGTTCGCGAACGTGCAGGTGCCCCGCGCGGACCTGGAACAGCTGCAGCACAACCTGATCATGTCCCACGCGATCGGCGTGGGCGAACCCCTCCCGGCGGAGGTGGTGCGCGGCATGCTGCTGCTGCGTGCGCAGTCCCTGGCGCTGGGGCACTCCGGGGTGCGTGTGGAGGTCGTGGAACTGCTGCTCACGCTGCTGAACGCCGGGGCGCACCCGGTCGTGCCGGCGCAGGGCAGCGTGGGCGCGTCCGGCGACCTCGCGCCGCTCGCGCACCTGGCGCTGGCCCTGATCGGGATGGGCGAGGTGGAGCACGGCGGCCGCGTGCAGCCGGCCGCGGACGTGCTGGCCGCGCTGGGCGCCGCACCCCTGCAACTGCAAGCCAAAGAGGGCCTGGCGCTGATCAACGGCACGCAGCTGATGGGCAGCCTGCTGGCCCTGGCCCTGCACGACGCGCGGACCCTGCTGGGCACCGCGAACCTCGCGGCGGCCATGACGGTGGAGGCCATGTACGGCTCGCACCGCCCCTTTCAGCCGGACGTGGTGGGCCTGCGCCCGCATCCGGGCGCGGTGGCGGTGGCGACCGAGCTGCGGCAGTTCCTGCGGGATTCGGAGATCGCGCCCAGCCACGCCGTCGGGGACGGCAAGGTGCAGGACGCCTACAGCCTGCGCGCCGCCCCGCAGGTGCACGGCGCCTCGGCCGACGCCCTGACGCACGCCGCGCGGGTGCTGGACACCGAGTTCGCGTCCGTGACCGACAACCCCCTGATCTTCCCGGACACCGGGGACGTGGTGTCCGGCGGGAACTTTCACGGGCAGCCGCTCGCGGTGACCATCGACGCGCTGAAGGTCGCGGTGGCGGAACTGGGCAGCATCAGTGAACGGCGCTGCGAGCAGCTGCTCAACCCGTCCCTGAGCGGCCTGCCGGGGTTCCTGACGCCGCAGGGCGGGCTGAACAGCGGGTTCATGATCGCGCAGTACACGGCCGCCGCGCTGGTCAGCGAGAACAAGGTCCTGGCGCACCCGGCCAGCGTGGACACCATTCCCACCAGCGCCAACCAGGAGGACCACGTGTCCATGGGCGCGCACGGGGCACGGCAGCTGCGCGCCGTGCTGGAGAACGTGCAGAACGTCCTGGGCATCGAGCTGATGTGCGCCGCGCAGGCCCTGGACTTCCAGCAGCTGCGCGCCGGGCGGGGCGTGCAGGCCGCCTGGGAGTACCTGCGCCGCCACATTCCGAACATGACGCAGGACCGCTACTACCGCCCGGACCTGATCCGGATCGTGGAGATGGTGAAGTCCGGCGAGCTGCTGCGCGTGGCGCAGGACGCTTAA
- the hutI gene encoding imidazolonepropionase, which translates to MTETLYTNITQLVTARPGPQRGAAMRDLQVIPDAALLVRDGVIAWVGERTAAPTAARTHDLGGVAVVPGLTDPHTHAVWAGDRLADFEARISGVPYEEMLARGGGIRSTMRATAAASVEDLIALARPRLQALRASGVTTAEVKSGYGLDFGAERRMLAAVRALQPEFGLVPTLLIHVPPTEARAEYVQGVCEDLIPQVAREGLAGAVDVFCEKEAFTVAETRRIFTAARAHGLHLKLHADQFQTLGGTELACELGALSVDHLEASGAAQVAALAASDTVATVLPGVTLHLGLPAAPGRALIDAGALLAVGTDLNPGSSPLFSAQLALALAVRLNGLTPAEALTAGTVNAAHALGLTDRGALAPGQRADFLALHSADWRDLTYTLGGNPVRDVFTGGTPA; encoded by the coding sequence GTGACTGAGACGCTCTACACGAACATCACCCAGCTGGTCACCGCCCGGCCCGGCCCGCAGCGCGGCGCGGCCATGCGCGACCTGCAGGTGATTCCCGACGCTGCGCTGCTCGTGCGGGACGGCGTGATCGCCTGGGTGGGGGAGAGGACCGCCGCGCCCACCGCCGCGCGCACCCACGACCTGGGCGGCGTGGCGGTCGTGCCGGGCCTGACCGACCCGCACACGCACGCCGTGTGGGCCGGGGACCGCCTCGCGGACTTCGAGGCGCGGATTTCCGGCGTGCCGTACGAGGAGATGCTGGCGCGGGGCGGCGGCATCCGCAGCACCATGCGCGCGACCGCGGCGGCCAGCGTGGAGGACCTGATCGCCCTGGCCCGCCCGCGCCTTCAGGCCCTGCGCGCCTCGGGCGTCACGACCGCCGAGGTGAAAAGCGGCTACGGCCTGGACTTTGGCGCCGAACGGCGCATGCTGGCCGCCGTCCGCGCCCTCCAGCCGGAGTTCGGGCTGGTGCCCACCCTGCTCATTCACGTCCCGCCCACCGAGGCCCGCGCCGAGTACGTGCAGGGCGTGTGCGAGGACCTGATTCCCCAGGTGGCCCGTGAGGGGCTGGCCGGGGCGGTGGACGTCTTCTGCGAGAAGGAGGCCTTCACCGTGGCCGAAACCCGCCGGATCTTCACGGCGGCGCGGGCGCACGGCCTGCACCTGAAACTGCACGCCGACCAGTTCCAGACACTCGGCGGAACCGAACTCGCCTGCGAGCTGGGCGCCCTGAGCGTGGACCACCTGGAAGCCAGCGGCGCGGCGCAGGTTGCCGCCCTGGCCGCCTCGGACACCGTGGCGACCGTCCTGCCGGGCGTGACCCTGCACCTGGGCCTCCCGGCCGCGCCCGGCCGCGCGCTGATCGACGCGGGCGCCCTCCTGGCGGTCGGCACCGACCTGAACCCGGGCAGCTCGCCGCTGTTCAGCGCGCAGCTGGCCCTGGCCCTGGCGGTGCGCCTGAACGGCCTGACCCCCGCCGAGGCGCTGACGGCCGGCACGGTGAACGCCGCGCACGCCCTGGGCCTCACGGACCGCGGCGCCCTGGCACCCGGCCAGCGGGCGGACTTCCTGGCCCTGCACAGCGCCGACTGGCGCGACCTGACCTACACGCTCGGCGGCAACCCCGTCCGGGACGTCTTCACCGGAGGAACCCCCGCATGA
- a CDS encoding arginase family protein, with product MSTPAHLPYGGVATFARAPQVQPGGDWQADVGVLGVPFDIALGFRPGARFAPRALREASLRSVPPFSGLDGTVRLAGVTFADAGDVVLPSLEPELMRDRTTAAAREVRARCRLPVFLGGDHSVSFPLLRAFHDVPDLHVVQLDAHLDFTDVRNDTRYSNSSPFRRACEALPNLTHITTVGLRGLRFDPEAVAAARARGHTLIPMTDVTRDLGAVLDALPTGKNVYLSIDVDGLDPAVLPGTSSPEPDGFTYAQAMAVLAAAAQRNTVVGLDLVELAPNLDPSGRSELLMARLIMETLCEAGLDGGRRD from the coding sequence ATGAGCACGCCTGCCCACCTGCCGTACGGCGGCGTCGCCACGTTCGCCCGCGCCCCGCAGGTGCAGCCCGGCGGGGACTGGCAGGCGGACGTGGGCGTGCTGGGCGTGCCCTTCGACATCGCGCTGGGCTTCCGGCCGGGCGCACGGTTCGCGCCCCGCGCCCTGCGTGAGGCGTCCCTGCGCAGCGTGCCGCCCTTCAGCGGCCTGGACGGCACGGTGCGGCTCGCGGGCGTGACCTTCGCCGACGCCGGGGACGTGGTGCTGCCCAGCCTGGAACCGGAACTGATGCGCGACCGCACCACCGCCGCCGCCCGGGAGGTCCGGGCGCGCTGCCGCCTGCCGGTGTTCCTGGGCGGCGACCACAGCGTGAGCTTTCCGCTGCTGCGCGCCTTCCACGACGTGCCGGACCTGCACGTCGTGCAGCTCGACGCGCACCTGGACTTCACGGACGTGCGCAACGACACGCGCTACAGCAACAGCAGCCCCTTCCGCCGGGCGTGCGAGGCCCTGCCGAACCTCACCCACATCACGACCGTCGGTCTGCGCGGCCTGCGCTTCGATCCGGAGGCCGTGGCGGCCGCGCGGGCCCGCGGCCACACCCTGATTCCCATGACGGACGTCACCCGCGATCTGGGGGCGGTGCTGGACGCGCTGCCCACCGGGAAGAACGTGTACCTCAGCATCGACGTGGACGGACTGGACCCGGCTGTGCTGCCCGGCACGTCCAGCCCCGAACCGGACGGCTTCACGTACGCGCAGGCCATGGCGGTCCTGGCGGCTGCCGCGCAGCGCAACACCGTGGTGGGCCTGGACCTTGTGGAACTCGCCCCGAACCTGGACCCCAGCGGCCGCAGCGAACTGCTGATGGCCCGCCTGATCATGGAGACGCTGTGCGAGGCCGGCCTGGACGGGGGCCGCCGTGACTGA
- the hutU gene encoding urocanate hydratase encodes MTQTDTAPVIRAPRGAQKTARGWVQEAAKRMLMNNLDPEVAEHPDTLVVYGGRGKAARSWEAFHKIVETLDRLADDETLLIQSGKPVAVLKTNEWAPRVLLANSNLVPHWANWETFDKLDQAGLMMYGQMTAGSWIYIGTQGILQGTYETFAGAANKHFGGTLKHTITVTAGLGGMGGAQPLAVKLAGGVSINIEIDPTRIQKRLETRYLDEVADSLEDAIRRAEQYKKAGVARSIGVQGNAAELVPQLVSLNWTPDLLTDQTSAHDPMWGYIPVLTPDEDANTLRADHPDEYRRRAYDAMAAHVRAMLELQKRGAVTFDYGNNLRQRAFEWGVQDAFDYPGFVPAFIRDSFCEGRGPFRWVALSGDPEDIRATDQALLELFPHDERLQNWLTYAADQIAFQGLPARICWLGYKERHQAGLLFNQMVADGRVKAPIVIGRDHLDAGSVASPYRETEAMKDGSDAVSDWALLNFGVGIASGASWMSFHHGGGVGLGFSQHAGLVIVADGTPESARKLERALTNDPGMGVIRHADAGYDLALDVARERGIDLPSLGIEDHA; translated from the coding sequence ATGACCCAGACCGACACCGCCCCCGTGATCCGCGCTCCCCGCGGCGCCCAGAAAACCGCCCGCGGCTGGGTGCAGGAAGCCGCCAAGCGCATGCTGATGAACAACCTCGACCCCGAGGTGGCCGAGCACCCCGACACCCTGGTCGTGTACGGCGGGCGCGGCAAGGCCGCCCGCAGCTGGGAGGCCTTCCACAAGATCGTGGAGACCCTCGACCGCCTCGCGGACGACGAGACCCTGCTGATCCAGTCCGGCAAGCCCGTCGCGGTGCTGAAGACGAACGAATGGGCGCCGCGCGTGCTGCTCGCCAACAGCAACCTCGTGCCGCACTGGGCGAACTGGGAAACCTTCGACAAGCTGGACCAGGCCGGCCTGATGATGTACGGCCAGATGACCGCCGGGTCCTGGATCTACATCGGCACGCAGGGCATCCTGCAGGGCACCTACGAGACCTTCGCGGGCGCCGCGAACAAGCACTTCGGCGGCACCCTGAAACACACCATCACTGTCACCGCCGGCCTGGGCGGCATGGGCGGCGCGCAGCCCCTCGCAGTGAAGCTCGCCGGCGGCGTGAGCATCAACATCGAGATCGACCCCACCCGCATCCAGAAGCGCCTGGAAACCCGTTACCTGGACGAGGTCGCCGACAGCCTGGAAGACGCCATCCGCCGCGCCGAACAGTACAAGAAAGCCGGCGTGGCCCGCTCCATCGGCGTGCAGGGCAATGCCGCCGAACTGGTCCCGCAGCTCGTCAGCCTGAACTGGACCCCGGACCTCCTCACCGACCAGACCAGCGCCCACGACCCCATGTGGGGCTACATCCCGGTGCTCACCCCTGACGAGGACGCGAACACCCTCCGCGCCGACCACCCGGACGAGTACCGCCGCCGGGCGTACGACGCCATGGCCGCGCACGTCCGGGCCATGCTGGAACTCCAGAAACGCGGCGCCGTGACCTTCGATTACGGCAACAACCTGCGCCAGCGGGCCTTCGAGTGGGGCGTGCAGGACGCCTTCGACTACCCCGGGTTCGTGCCGGCCTTCATCCGCGACAGCTTCTGCGAGGGCCGCGGGCCGTTCCGCTGGGTGGCGCTCTCCGGCGACCCGGAGGACATCCGCGCCACCGACCAGGCGCTGCTCGAACTCTTCCCGCACGACGAACGCCTGCAGAACTGGTTGACCTACGCCGCCGACCAGATCGCCTTCCAGGGCCTGCCCGCCCGGATCTGCTGGCTGGGCTACAAGGAACGCCACCAGGCGGGGCTGCTGTTCAACCAGATGGTCGCCGACGGCCGCGTCAAGGCGCCCATCGTGATCGGCCGCGACCACCTGGACGCCGGCAGCGTCGCCAGCCCCTACCGCGAGACGGAGGCCATGAAGGACGGCAGTGACGCCGTGAGCGACTGGGCGCTGCTGAACTTCGGGGTCGGCATCGCGTCGGGCGCCAGCTGGATGAGCTTCCACCACGGCGGCGGCGTGGGCCTGGGCTTCAGCCAGCACGCCGGCCTGGTGATCGTCGCCGACGGCACGCCCGAAAGCGCCCGGAAACTGGAACGGGCCCTCACCAACGACCCGGGCATGGGCGTCATCCGCCACGCCGACGCCGGGTACGACCTCGCCCTGGACGTCGCCCGGGAGCGCGGCATCGACCTGCCCAGCCTGGGCATCGAAGACCACGCATGA
- a CDS encoding IclR family transcriptional regulator: MPPARTRSTVQHAVALLELFDADHTQWTLSALARQLNQPVSSVHEQLLTLTHSGLLTKLGRGRYGLGWRLLKLSSALYGSLPWYPHAHAAMERVARRTHHLTFVSVLDGPRVLCVARSVQGRDTPARSGGTVMGETRFELPAHATAGGKLLLALAEQPLPPDAEAFTDRTVTTPAAWTAAAREIRAAGFAQAVDEWAPGTSALAVPVRSDAGVMAALGVSLPTARLRGRDGLLRILQDEADQIGWALGSRP; this comes from the coding sequence ATGCCTCCCGCGCGCACCCGGTCCACCGTGCAGCACGCCGTGGCCCTGCTGGAACTGTTTGATGCCGACCACACCCAGTGGACGCTCAGTGCCCTGGCCCGACAGCTGAACCAGCCGGTGTCCAGCGTGCACGAACAGCTGCTCACCCTGACCCACAGCGGCCTTCTCACCAAACTGGGGCGCGGGCGCTACGGCCTGGGCTGGCGCCTGCTGAAACTCTCCAGCGCGCTGTACGGCAGCCTGCCCTGGTACCCGCACGCGCACGCCGCCATGGAACGCGTCGCGCGGCGCACCCACCATCTCACCTTCGTGAGCGTGCTGGACGGCCCGCGCGTGCTGTGCGTGGCCCGCAGCGTGCAGGGTCGCGACACGCCCGCCCGGTCCGGCGGGACCGTCATGGGCGAGACGCGGTTCGAGCTGCCCGCGCACGCCACCGCTGGCGGCAAACTGCTGCTCGCGCTGGCCGAGCAGCCTCTCCCCCCGGACGCTGAGGCATTCACGGACCGGACGGTCACCACCCCGGCCGCCTGGACCGCGGCCGCCCGGGAGATCCGCGCGGCCGGGTTCGCGCAGGCGGTGGACGAGTGGGCGCCGGGCACCAGCGCCCTGGCGGTGCCGGTCCGGTCGGACGCGGGCGTCATGGCGGCGCTGGGGGTCAGCCTGCCCACCGCGCGCCTGCGAGGCCGGGACGGCCTGCTGCGCATCCTGCAGGACGAGGCCGACCAGATCGGCTGGGCGCTCGGCAGCCGGCCCTAG